The Sulfitobacter sp. S223 genome has a window encoding:
- a CDS encoding DUF3305 domain-containing protein, with the protein MPVGVVLRRTAGVTRWAKWSWKATAVLPGAADADWRELRSEDGVTEYHAATVPLNLHGAETEAYVHGLGAEVPCVYVVMRPVAGATETPFEILLVTASPYEAQDYCDSAEEVVEKVAMPQGLAAWVRAFVDQFHEEEAFVKRKRNKHFEGDKQDGIGDPRVRKDADIYASPALKRGRMA; encoded by the coding sequence ATGCCTGTGGGTGTTGTGCTAAGGCGCACCGCAGGTGTGACGCGTTGGGCCAAGTGGAGTTGGAAAGCGACAGCCGTTCTGCCCGGCGCTGCGGATGCCGATTGGCGTGAGCTGCGCAGCGAAGATGGCGTAACAGAATATCACGCGGCGACCGTCCCCCTGAATTTGCATGGCGCCGAGACAGAGGCCTATGTGCACGGTTTGGGGGCTGAGGTGCCATGCGTCTATGTTGTCATGCGCCCTGTTGCGGGCGCGACCGAGACACCGTTCGAGATATTGCTGGTCACTGCCTCGCCGTATGAGGCGCAGGATTACTGTGATAGCGCGGAGGAAGTGGTTGAGAAGGTGGCAATGCCGCAAGGCTTGGCTGCCTGGGTCCGCGCCTTTGTAGATCAATTCCACGAAGAAGAGGCTTTTGTGAAACGCAAGCGCAACAAGCATTTTGAGGGCGACAAACAAGACGGTATTGGCGATCCGCGCGTGCGCAAGGATGCGGACATATATGCCTCGCCTGCTTTGAAGCGCGGGCGTATGGCATGA